A single Brachybacterium sillae DNA region contains:
- a CDS encoding dihydroorotase: protein MTALLLRSVRPYGEDTVDVLIRDERIAALGTDLEAPADAEVIEGDGAVLLPGLVDLHTHLREPGGEDAETIETGTRAAARGGFTAVHAMANTSPVADTAGIVEMVRRRGQDAAWCEVFPIGAVTVGLAGERLAELDAMANSAAAVRVFSDDGKCVHDPVLMRRALEYVKVFDGVVAQHAQDPRLTEGAQMHEGVVSAELGLAGWPAVAEESIVARDVLLAEHVGSRLHVCHLSTAGSVEIVRWAKQRGVDVTAEVTPHHLLLTDELVRGFDATYKVNPPLRTQADVDAVRAGLADGTIDIVATDHAPHPRDAKDREWDVAAMGMTGLETALAVVQQTMVDTGSLTWRDVARVLSEAPARIARDPDQGRPLAAGEVANLLLWDPAPRTVVNPAEHASRSRNASMRGRELPGRNRLTLLRGRPTVRDGALVER, encoded by the coding sequence ATGACCGCCCTGCTGCTGCGTTCGGTCCGCCCCTACGGGGAGGACACCGTCGACGTCCTCATCCGGGACGAGAGGATCGCCGCCCTCGGGACCGACCTGGAGGCCCCCGCCGACGCCGAGGTGATCGAGGGCGACGGCGCCGTGCTGCTCCCCGGCCTCGTCGACCTCCACACCCACCTGCGGGAGCCCGGAGGGGAGGACGCCGAGACCATCGAGACCGGCACCCGCGCCGCCGCCCGCGGAGGCTTCACCGCCGTGCACGCCATGGCGAACACCTCCCCGGTGGCCGACACCGCCGGGATCGTGGAGATGGTGCGCCGTCGCGGCCAGGACGCCGCCTGGTGCGAGGTGTTCCCCATCGGTGCCGTCACCGTGGGACTCGCGGGGGAGCGGCTGGCGGAGCTCGACGCCATGGCGAACTCCGCCGCCGCCGTGCGCGTGTTCAGTGACGACGGCAAGTGCGTTCACGACCCGGTGCTCATGCGCCGTGCGCTGGAGTACGTCAAGGTGTTCGACGGGGTCGTCGCCCAGCACGCGCAGGACCCGCGCCTCACCGAGGGCGCCCAGATGCACGAGGGCGTGGTCTCCGCCGAGCTGGGCCTGGCCGGATGGCCCGCCGTGGCGGAGGAGTCGATCGTCGCGCGCGATGTGCTGCTGGCCGAACACGTCGGCTCCCGCCTCCACGTGTGCCACCTGTCGACCGCCGGCAGCGTGGAGATCGTGCGTTGGGCCAAGCAGCGCGGGGTCGACGTCACCGCCGAGGTCACCCCGCACCATCTGCTGCTGACCGACGAGCTCGTGCGCGGTTTCGACGCCACCTACAAGGTGAACCCGCCGTTGCGCACCCAGGCCGACGTCGACGCCGTCCGCGCGGGCCTGGCCGACGGCACCATCGACATCGTCGCCACCGACCACGCCCCGCATCCCCGCGACGCCAAGGATCGTGAATGGGACGTGGCCGCCATGGGCATGACCGGTCTGGAGACCGCCCTCGCGGTGGTGCAGCAGACCATGGTCGACACCGGGTCCCTCACCTGGCGGGACGTCGCCCGGGTGCTGTCCGAGGCCCCCGCCCGGATCGCCCGCGACCCCGACCAGGGGCGTCCCCTCGCCGCCGGGGAGGTCGCGAACCTGCTGCTGTGGGATCCCGCCCCGCGCACCGTCGTCAACCCGGCCGAGCACGCCTCCCGCAGCCGCAACGCGTCCATGCGGGGCCGCGAGCTGCCGGGGCGCAACCGCCTGACCCTGCTGCGGGGCCGCCCCACCGTCCGCGACGGCGCCCTGGTGGAGCGCTGA
- a CDS encoding ABC-F family ATP-binding cassette domain-containing protein yields MSDVSFQVRDGDRVGLVGRNGAGKTTLTKVLSGTLQPAAGTVEVRGELGYLPQDTHTGDPQELVLRRILSARGLDEVFARLRRAEQEMGDESLSGDLREKAMNRYVRLNDELETRGGYAAEAEAKRMAANLGLPERLLEQQLETLSGGQRRRVELARILFSQATTMILDEPTNHLDHDSVQWLREYLMSYRGGLVIISHDVQLVEQVVTKVFYLDANRQVIDIYNMGWRQYLRQREDDEKRRKRERANAEKKASALTAQAEKMRAKATKAVAAQNMLRRAERLMAHTEGERQQDRVASLRFPTPAPCGKTPLMGRGLSKSYGSLEIFTDVDLAIDRGSRVVILGLNGAGKTTLLRILAGVDQPDTGEVVPGHGLRIGYYAQEHDTLDPDRSVLENMMSASLDLPELEARKILGSFLFSGDDVHKPAGVLSGGEKTRLALATLVVSSANVLLLDEPTNNLDPASREEILGALHAFEGAVVLVSHDPGAVRALAPERVLVMPDAVEDLWNAEYEELIELA; encoded by the coding sequence ATGAGCGACGTGTCCTTCCAGGTGCGCGACGGGGACCGGGTCGGCCTCGTCGGGCGCAACGGGGCCGGCAAGACCACCCTCACGAAGGTGCTCTCCGGTACCCTGCAGCCCGCCGCCGGGACGGTCGAGGTGCGCGGCGAACTCGGCTACCTCCCGCAGGACACCCACACCGGAGACCCGCAGGAACTGGTGCTGCGCAGGATCCTCTCCGCCCGCGGGCTCGACGAGGTCTTCGCCCGGCTGCGCCGCGCTGAGCAGGAAATGGGGGATGAGTCCCTCTCCGGTGACCTGCGCGAGAAGGCCATGAACCGGTACGTGCGGCTCAACGACGAACTGGAGACCCGCGGCGGATACGCCGCCGAGGCCGAGGCCAAACGGATGGCGGCGAACCTCGGCCTGCCCGAGCGCCTGCTGGAGCAGCAGCTGGAGACGCTCTCCGGTGGCCAGCGCCGCCGCGTCGAACTCGCCCGCATCCTGTTCTCCCAGGCCACGACGATGATCCTGGATGAGCCGACGAACCACCTCGACCACGACTCGGTGCAGTGGCTGCGGGAGTACCTCATGAGCTACCGCGGGGGCCTGGTGATCATCAGCCACGACGTGCAGCTCGTCGAGCAGGTGGTCACCAAGGTGTTCTACCTCGACGCCAACCGGCAGGTCATCGACATCTACAACATGGGCTGGCGCCAGTACCTGCGCCAGCGCGAGGACGACGAGAAGCGCCGCAAGCGGGAACGCGCCAACGCCGAGAAGAAGGCATCCGCCCTCACCGCCCAGGCGGAGAAGATGCGCGCCAAGGCCACCAAGGCCGTGGCCGCGCAGAACATGCTGCGTCGGGCCGAACGTCTCATGGCCCACACCGAGGGGGAGCGGCAGCAGGACCGGGTGGCGAGCCTGCGATTCCCCACCCCCGCTCCCTGTGGGAAGACCCCACTGATGGGGCGCGGCCTCAGCAAGTCCTACGGCAGCCTCGAGATCTTCACCGACGTGGACCTCGCGATCGACCGCGGCAGTCGCGTGGTGATCCTGGGTCTGAACGGTGCCGGCAAGACCACCCTGCTGCGGATCCTCGCCGGGGTGGACCAGCCCGACACCGGTGAGGTGGTGCCCGGGCACGGTCTGCGGATCGGCTATTACGCCCAGGAGCACGACACCCTCGACCCCGATCGCTCGGTGCTCGAGAACATGATGAGTGCGTCCCTGGACCTGCCCGAACTCGAGGCCCGCAAGATCCTCGGCTCCTTCCTGTTCAGTGGCGACGACGTCCACAAGCCCGCCGGGGTGCTCTCCGGTGGCGAGAAGACGCGGCTGGCGCTCGCCACGCTCGTCGTGTCCAGTGCCAACGTGCTGCTGCTCGACGAGCCCACCAACAACCTCGATCCCGCCAGCCGGGAGGAGATCCTCGGGGCGCTGCACGCCTTCGAGGGTGCGGTCGTTCTCGTCTCGCACGACCCGGGCGCCGTGAGGGCCCTCGCCCCGGAACGGGTGCTGGTGATGCCCGACGCCGTCGAGGACCTGTGGAACGCGGAGTACGAGGAGCTCATCGAACTCGCCTGA
- the efp gene encoding elongation factor P, whose protein sequence is MATTNDLKNGMVLNLEGQLWSVVEFQHVKPGKGPAFVRTKLKNVLSGKTVDKTFNAGIKVETANVDKRDMQYSYMDGDMFVFMDTTTWEQTNVSGDVVGDAKDFMLEGQDVIVAFHDGTPLYVELPASVVLEITFTEPGLQGDRSSGGTKPATLETGREIQVPLFLEQGTKVKVDTRNGEYLGRA, encoded by the coding sequence ATGGCGACGACGAACGACCTGAAGAACGGAATGGTGCTGAACCTCGAGGGCCAGCTGTGGAGTGTGGTCGAGTTCCAGCACGTCAAGCCCGGCAAGGGCCCGGCGTTCGTCCGCACCAAGCTGAAGAACGTCCTGTCCGGCAAGACCGTCGACAAGACCTTCAACGCCGGCATCAAGGTCGAGACCGCGAACGTCGACAAGCGTGACATGCAGTACTCCTACATGGACGGCGACATGTTCGTGTTCATGGACACCACCACCTGGGAGCAGACCAACGTCTCCGGCGACGTCGTCGGCGACGCCAAGGACTTCATGCTCGAGGGCCAGGACGTGATCGTCGCCTTCCACGACGGCACCCCGCTGTACGTCGAGCTGCCCGCCAGCGTCGTCCTCGAGATCACCTTCACCGAGCCGGGCCTGCAGGGTGACCGTTCCTCCGGCGGCACCAAGCCCGCCACCCTTGAGACCGGCCGCGAGATCCAGGTGCCGCTGTTCCTCGAGCAGGGCACCAAGGTCAAGGTCGACACCCGCAACGGCGAGTACCTCGGGCGCGCCTGA
- a CDS encoding MarR family transcriptional regulator, with the protein MFVLLFTPPRRTARAGEDPVPELLRTLAPLGLRGGPERTTGREVIAVADRAGVALDALRAAREEGQWRVGLGIGEVPLPLPQDLRAVEGPAAKAARDALHEAATTSQVPVAIRAADPRQAGTAADAQAVLRLVGWMIATRNRGQWRVARAVRDHPEWTQQQLAAHLGITQQTVSRSLQTSGWREESAVHPLLERLLAMIDLTSASSRRP; encoded by the coding sequence ATGTTCGTGCTGCTGTTCACGCCGCCCCGCCGCACCGCCCGCGCCGGGGAGGACCCCGTGCCCGAGCTGTTGCGGACCCTCGCGCCGCTGGGCCTGCGCGGCGGCCCGGAACGCACCACCGGCCGGGAGGTGATCGCGGTGGCCGACCGGGCCGGCGTCGCCCTCGACGCCCTGCGGGCCGCTCGCGAGGAGGGGCAGTGGCGGGTCGGTCTCGGCATCGGTGAGGTCCCGCTGCCGCTGCCCCAGGACCTGCGAGCGGTCGAGGGCCCGGCCGCGAAGGCCGCCCGGGACGCCCTGCATGAAGCCGCCACCACCTCCCAGGTGCCGGTCGCGATCCGGGCCGCCGACCCCCGGCAGGCCGGCACCGCCGCTGACGCCCAGGCGGTTCTGCGGCTGGTCGGATGGATGATCGCCACCCGCAACCGCGGCCAGTGGCGGGTCGCCCGCGCTGTGCGGGACCATCCGGAGTGGACCCAGCAGCAGCTCGCCGCGCACCTCGGCATCACCCAGCAGACCGTCTCGCGCTCCCTGCAGACCTCCGGGTGGCGCGAGGAGAGCGCCGTCCACCCGCTGCTGGAACGACTGCTCGCCATGATCGACCTCACGTCCGCCTCCTCCCGACGCCCGTGA
- the carA gene encoding glutamine-hydrolyzing carbamoyl-phosphate synthase small subunit produces the protein MTPRPAPDPAVLVLEDGTVLRGDAYGARGARLGEVVFATGMTGYQETLTDPSYAGQIVVQTAPHIGNTGANAEDMESRRVWVRGYAVREASRIASNWRSEQTLDELLESSEVVGISGIDTRMLTRLLRERGALRGGIFSGSALAEHDEAQLLEQVRSAPGMEGASFVDEVTLAQPVTLEPDGEVIGTVAAVDLGIKGATPRAMLERGLRVHLLPADTPFEELAALQPDAVFFSNGPGDPASADAQVALLRQVLDAGLPYFGICFGNQLLGRALGFGTYKLKYGHRGINQPVLDRATGRVEITAHNHGFAVDIPLEGEHTAPHDGGRYGRVVVSHVGLNDDVVEGIRCLDIPAFSVQYHPEAAAGPHDASYLFDRLVDLVRERKES, from the coding sequence ATGACGCCCCGCCCCGCCCCTGACCCCGCCGTGCTCGTGCTCGAGGACGGCACCGTGCTGCGCGGTGACGCCTACGGAGCACGCGGCGCCCGCCTGGGGGAGGTCGTCTTCGCCACCGGCATGACCGGATACCAGGAGACCCTCACCGACCCCTCGTACGCCGGGCAGATCGTGGTGCAGACCGCACCGCACATCGGCAACACCGGCGCCAACGCCGAGGACATGGAGTCCCGCCGCGTGTGGGTGCGCGGGTACGCCGTGCGGGAAGCCAGCCGCATCGCCTCCAACTGGCGCTCCGAGCAGACCCTCGACGAGCTGTTGGAGAGCAGCGAGGTGGTGGGCATCAGCGGCATCGACACCCGCATGCTCACCCGCCTGCTGCGGGAGCGCGGCGCCCTGCGCGGCGGCATCTTCTCCGGCAGTGCCCTGGCCGAGCACGACGAGGCGCAGCTGCTGGAGCAGGTCCGCAGCGCCCCCGGCATGGAGGGCGCCAGCTTCGTCGACGAGGTCACCCTCGCCCAGCCCGTCACGCTCGAACCCGACGGCGAGGTGATCGGCACCGTCGCCGCCGTCGACCTCGGCATCAAGGGCGCCACCCCCCGCGCCATGCTGGAGCGCGGCCTGCGCGTCCATCTGCTGCCCGCCGACACCCCCTTCGAGGAGCTCGCCGCGCTGCAGCCCGACGCGGTGTTCTTCTCCAACGGCCCCGGCGACCCCGCCTCCGCCGACGCGCAGGTGGCGCTGCTGCGTCAGGTGCTGGATGCGGGCCTGCCGTACTTCGGGATCTGCTTCGGCAACCAGCTGCTCGGCCGCGCCCTCGGCTTCGGCACCTACAAACTGAAGTACGGGCACCGCGGCATCAACCAGCCGGTGCTCGACCGCGCCACCGGCCGCGTGGAGATCACCGCCCACAACCACGGTTTCGCGGTCGACATCCCCCTCGAGGGGGAGCACACCGCCCCGCACGACGGGGGGCGCTACGGCCGCGTGGTCGTGTCCCACGTCGGCCTCAACGACGACGTGGTGGAGGGGATCCGCTGCCTCGACATCCCCGCCTTCTCCGTCCAGTACCACCCGGAGGCGGCCGCCGGCCCCCACGACGCCTCCTACCTGTTCGACCGGCTCGTCGACCTTGTGCGCGAGCGGAAGGAGTCCTGA
- a CDS encoding aspartate carbamoyltransferase catalytic subunit, with amino-acid sequence MRHLISIRDLDRAQAVALLDTAEQMAVTQARAIRKLPTLQGTTVVNLFLEDSTRTRLSFETAAKRLSADVLNFSAKGSSLSKGESLKDTALTLEAMGADAVVVRSSSSGAAHLLAHAGWIHQPVINAGDGRHEHPTQALLDALTLRRHLVGQEEGLGRGLDGLRVVVVGDVLHSRVARSNTLLLTLLGAEVTLVAPPSLVPVGAAGSWPARILLDLDEALATGPDAVMMLRVQRERMIGGGFFPTEREYSRRYGLTEARAARLPDHAIVLHPGPMNRGFEIASAVADGPRSVIVEQVTAGVAVRMSVLYHLLAADTREVPA; translated from the coding sequence ATGAGGCACCTCATCTCGATCCGCGACCTCGACCGCGCTCAGGCCGTCGCTCTGCTCGACACCGCCGAGCAGATGGCCGTCACCCAGGCGCGGGCCATCCGCAAGCTGCCCACCCTGCAGGGCACCACCGTGGTGAATCTCTTCCTCGAGGACTCCACCCGCACCCGGCTGAGCTTCGAGACCGCCGCGAAGCGTCTCTCCGCGGATGTGTTGAACTTCAGTGCCAAGGGCTCCAGCCTCTCCAAGGGGGAATCCCTCAAGGACACCGCCCTCACCCTGGAGGCGATGGGCGCCGACGCCGTCGTGGTGCGCTCGTCGTCCTCGGGCGCCGCCCACCTCCTGGCCCACGCCGGGTGGATCCACCAGCCCGTCATCAACGCCGGCGACGGCCGCCACGAGCACCCCACCCAGGCGCTGCTCGACGCCCTCACCCTGCGCCGTCACCTGGTCGGCCAGGAGGAGGGCCTCGGCCGCGGCCTCGACGGACTGCGGGTGGTGGTGGTCGGCGATGTGCTGCACTCCCGCGTCGCCCGGTCCAACACCCTGCTGCTGACTCTCCTCGGCGCCGAGGTGACCCTGGTCGCGCCGCCCTCGCTGGTGCCTGTCGGCGCTGCCGGCTCGTGGCCCGCGCGGATCCTTCTGGACCTGGATGAGGCCCTCGCCACCGGCCCCGATGCGGTGATGATGCTGCGCGTGCAGCGCGAGCGCATGATCGGCGGCGGGTTCTTCCCCACCGAGCGGGAGTACTCCCGCCGCTACGGCCTCACCGAGGCGCGCGCCGCGCGTCTGCCCGACCACGCGATCGTGCTGCACCCCGGCCCCATGAACCGCGGTTTCGAGATCGCCAGCGCCGTCGCCGACGGCCCCCGCTCCGTGATCGTCGAGCAGGTCACCGCCGGGGTGGCCGTGCGCATGTCCGTCCTGTACCACCTGCTCGCCGCCGACACCCGGGAGGTGCCCGCATGA
- the nusB gene encoding transcription antitermination factor NusB, translating into MASREPRPARRPDDLLPQGYGDGDLELVRTEDADTRRFSSRTKDRVRALDVLFEADARQLPVLEVLEQRRVRTAAQTPLPPRSQELVQRYAEHAAEADEQISTHSRGWSLERMPAVDRAILRLGAVEVMVLASAEETGAVIGEYVRIAQALSTDDSPRFVNGLLQRLADLRGMLG; encoded by the coding sequence GTGGCGTCCCGAGAACCGCGTCCGGCCCGCCGCCCCGACGACCTGCTGCCGCAGGGCTACGGGGACGGCGATCTGGAGCTCGTCCGCACGGAGGACGCCGACACCCGTCGCTTCTCCAGCCGCACCAAGGACCGCGTGCGTGCCCTCGACGTCCTGTTCGAGGCCGACGCCCGGCAGCTCCCGGTGCTGGAGGTGCTGGAGCAGCGGCGGGTCCGCACCGCCGCCCAGACGCCTCTGCCGCCCCGGTCGCAGGAGCTGGTGCAGCGGTACGCCGAGCACGCCGCCGAGGCCGACGAGCAGATCTCCACGCACAGCCGCGGCTGGTCGCTGGAGCGGATGCCCGCCGTGGACCGCGCGATCCTGAGGCTCGGTGCCGTCGAGGTGATGGTCCTCGCCTCCGCGGAGGAGACCGGCGCCGTGATCGGCGAGTACGTGCGGATCGCCCAGGCGCTGTCCACCGACGATTCGCCGCGATTCGTCAACGGACTGCTGCAGCGGCTCGCGGACCTGCGGGGGATGCTGGGCTGA
- the pyrR gene encoding bifunctional pyr operon transcriptional regulator/uracil phosphoribosyltransferase PyrR: MSTTTTVLGPDDVGRALRRIAHEIIESAHGSADLVLLGIPHRGVPLARRIADVIVDVEGAGRDAAEICGALDVTMYRDDLRRRAPRTPEPTRIPAAGIDGRTVVLVDDVLSTGRTVRAALDALSAVGRPAAVRLAVLVDRGHRELPIRADHVGKNLPTAHAERVRVRLTETDGSDGVDIERPADDHREARR; encoded by the coding sequence ATGTCCACCACGACGACCGTGCTCGGCCCGGACGATGTGGGCCGGGCGCTGCGGCGCATCGCCCACGAGATCATCGAGTCCGCCCACGGCAGCGCCGACCTCGTCCTGCTCGGCATCCCCCATCGTGGGGTACCGCTGGCCCGCCGCATCGCCGACGTGATCGTCGACGTCGAGGGCGCCGGGCGTGACGCGGCCGAGATCTGCGGCGCCCTGGACGTCACCATGTACCGCGACGACCTGCGCCGCCGCGCACCGCGCACTCCGGAGCCCACCCGCATCCCGGCCGCCGGCATCGACGGCCGCACCGTGGTTCTCGTCGACGACGTGCTCTCCACCGGCCGCACCGTCCGCGCCGCCCTCGATGCGCTCTCCGCCGTCGGCCGACCCGCCGCGGTCCGACTGGCGGTGCTGGTGGACCGCGGTCACCGGGAACTTCCGATCCGCGCCGACCATGTCGGCAAGAACCTGCCGACCGCGCACGCCGAGCGCGTCCGCGTCCGCCTGACGGAGACCGACGGCAGCGACGGTGTCGACATCGAGCGCCCCGCCGACGACCACCGGGAGGCCCGCCGATGA